Sequence from the [Bacteroides] pectinophilus genome:
TGATATTGCCTGTACTTGTATCATAGCCCTGACAGTTAGCAGCGTTATAATTCGTCAATGCAGATTCAGGGATTGTCCACCTAAAGATGTTCTCTGCTTCCGGCGTTTTGTCATAAACTCCTCCGTCACTCTCAATGGTCCATGTCACAGCCATATCTTCTGTAGTTGGTGACGTTGTTCCTTCAAATGTTACTGTTGCCGTCTTTCCAAGCTCCGTGTTCGTTCCGCTTATAGGCGTTGTATCATATCCATCATAGCCATAGTAAGCTGTAAATGTATTATTTTCCGGTACTGTCGGCGCAGCTACACTTTCTATCTTTCTCTTGTCTGTTGTAAATTCTTTGGTTACTGTCAATGTATCATCTGCAGCATTCTTTGTAACACTCGTTGCGGTATTGCCTGATACGGTAGCTGTCACATTATCTGCAAATTCATAGCCTGTATCTGCTGTAAGTGTAATGCTTGCCGTGTATCTCATATTATATCCCGCTGTGGTATCACTTGGTGTCCATGTAATCTGTGGTGTGGTGCTTTTTACACCTTCTGTTGTACATGATGCTTCGGTATCCAATGCAGTATCAGGCATCGGAGTATCAATATCTGTAATTGCTATTGAATGAATTATTTTAATATTTGTCTCAGTTGCATTGACCGCATAAGCCACATTATCCTCGGTTATTTCCAGCCAAATTTTGCAGGTTGATAAATCGATTGATGCCGGTGTATATGATTCTGCCTCAATAGCAGATACGTTCACAACATCTGTTCCTGTAATCTTCTTACTGTAATACCAATCATTTGTTTCATCTTTGCCTTGCACAACAAGTGCCACGGTTTGTGAGGTAGCACCACCCTTCACCGCCTTAATATCACCTGTTGTGGTGTTATAGGTTACTGTACCAATATTCTTATCTTTTCCATCAAGTCTTAAAGTCATCGCCGTACGTTCTGCAATCGTTCCCGATTCTGTACCAGATGATGCTGCTGTCGCAGCAGATGCGAAGAGAACAGATGACAGATCCAGATTGGAAGCGGGCTGAACAGGGCTCCCGGAGTCGATGTCGACACGGCCGAGGATGACATAATAGCCCCGATCCGCGCACAACGCAGTGTCACCACTACGACCGTAAGGCGAGCGCAGCCAGAACCACTCTCCGTTCCTCAAGTAACTACTCATGGCAAGTACTGTACTGTCATCGGTTCCTGCCCACAAGTATTGGTCATTATCATAATCTCCCTGTAACGCATACAGTTTGTCTGTGGTGGTATAGGTTACACTACTATTCTTCGTATCCTTCGTTGTCACTGTGGTGGCATTCATCAAGCCCTGCTCGGCTGAGGTGAAGTAGGATGTATTCGTAGCCATACCCTGCAGTGTATCACGAAGTTCACTTGCTCCGTAGTGATTTGCGTATACTTCTGTTATAGTCGCTTCACTATAAACACAATCTGACCATAGATTTTCATCATTCTTATTGCTTATGTCTGAATTAAACTTCTGCCCTCTTGCAATCGGGCTTGCGGCAACGATGATGGTATTATCCCCTGATACACCCTCATCCTTTCCTAAGATGTACCATTCCTGTGCTGTTGTTCCATCTGATTTCTTACCAAATACCAGCTTGCCGTAATTTACTGCAGTTCCATTACTGTATGGTTTAAATGAATTCATCAACTGTTCTTTGGTTACATAGGTGGTATTGATTTTTTCAATCTCTTTTTCTGCGTTTACTGCATATGAAACATTATCCTCGGTTATTTCCAGCCAGATTTTGCAGGCTGATAAATTGATTGATGCCGGTGTATTTGATTCTGCCTCAATAGCAGATACATTTATCGTCTCTGTTCCTGTAATCTGTTTACTGTAATACCAATCGTTTGTTCCATCATTGCCCTGTACGACAAGTGACACGGGTTGTGATGTATCACCCCTCACCACCTTAATATCACCTGTTGTGGCACTATAGGTTACTGTACCAATATTCTTACCTGTTCCGTCAAGTCTTAAAGTCATCGCCTTACCCAATGCGATTGTTCCTAACTTTGCTTGATCAGATGATGCTGCTGTCGCAGCAGATGCGAAGAGAACAGATGACAGATTCAGATTGGAAGCGGGCTGAACAGCTAAATCGTAGTCAACATAGCGGTTGCCGACAATCAGACCCGGAATACCTATCAACGCAATGCTAACATCATCAGCGTAAGGCGAGCGCGACCAGAACCAAAAATCGTAGCTCGAAGAATAGCTGTTCCAGTAACTATACCTGGCAAGTACTGTACTGTCACTGGTTCCTGCCTGCAGTTTATTATCATTAAAATCTCCCTGTAATGCATACAGCTTGTCTTTGGTGGTATAGGTCACATTACTGTTCTTCGTGTCCATCGTTTTCACTGCGGTATCATTCATCAAGCGCTGCTCGGCTTTGGTGAAATAGTTTATATCCGCAGCCATACCCTGCAATGCCTTTCGAAGGTCACTTGCTCCGTAGTGGTTTGCATATACTTCTGATGGATTACTTTCATATACACCAAAACTTGAAGCAAAAGACTTATTGTCATAGCTTGAATTAAACTTCTGCCCTGTTGCTATGGGGCTTGTGGCAAAGATGATGGTATTATCCCCTGATACACCCTTATCCTCTCCTAAGATATACCATTCCTGTGCTGTTATTCCATCTGATTTTTTACCAAATACAATCATTCCATAATTTTCTGCAGTTCCATCTGCATTCGGGGCAAATGTATTATCCATCAACTGTGTCTTTGTGGCATAGGCTGACACACTTGGTTCCGTTCCCGAACCGGATGCTGCCTGCACCTTATTTGCTCCGCCTGACATAGCAGGAACCAGTCCTGCTATCATGGCAAAGGTAAGAACAAACGCCATTCCTTTCTTAAAATTATGCTTTAATCTTCTCATCTGAATCCTCCTTTGTTTTTGTAAATATAGTATTAAAATAGATACGTTTTCTTAATTTCCATGTATGACCATGCTTTAAATTCAAATCAAATGATCCCCCCTTATCAGACAGAAAAAGCACCACTAAATACATACATCTTATCCATGTAC
This genomic interval carries:
- a CDS encoding bacterial Ig-like domain-containing protein, giving the protein MRRLKHNFKKGMAFVLTFAMIAGLVPAMSGGANKVQAASGSGTEPSVSAYATKTQLMDNTFAPNADGTAENYGMIVFGKKSDGITAQEWYILGEDKGVSGDNTIIFATSPIATGQKFNSSYDNKSFASSFGVYESNPSEVYANHYGASDLRKALQGMAADINYFTKAEQRLMNDTAVKTMDTKNSNVTYTTKDKLYALQGDFNDNKLQAGTSDSTVLARYSYWNSYSSSYDFWFWSRSPYADDVSIALIGIPGLIVGNRYVDYDLAVQPASNLNLSSVLFASAATAASSDQAKLGTIALGKAMTLRLDGTGKNIGTVTYSATTGDIKVVRGDTSQPVSLVVQGNDGTNDWYYSKQITGTETINVSAIEAESNTPASINLSACKIWLEITEDNVSYAVNAEKEIEKINTTYVTKEQLMNSFKPYSNGTAVNYGKLVFGKKSDGTTAQEWYILGKDEGVSGDNTIIVAASPIARGQKFNSDISNKNDENLWSDCVYSEATITEVYANHYGASELRDTLQGMATNTSYFTSAEQGLMNATTVTTKDTKNSSVTYTTTDKLYALQGDYDNDQYLWAGTDDSTVLAMSSYLRNGEWFWLRSPYGRSGDTALCADRGYYVILGRVDIDSGSPVQPASNLDLSSVLFASAATAASSGTESGTIAERTAMTLRLDGKDKNIGTVTYNTTTGDIKAVKGGATSQTVALVVQGKDETNDWYYSKKITGTDVVNVSAIEAESYTPASIDLSTCKIWLEITEDNVAYAVNATETNIKIIHSIAITDIDTPMPDTALDTEASCTTEGVKSTTPQITWTPSDTTAGYNMRYTASITLTADTGYEFADNVTATVSGNTATSVTKNAADDTLTVTKEFTTDKRKIESVAAPTVPENNTFTAYYGYDGYDTTPISGTNTELGKTATVTFEGTTSPTTEDMAVTWTIESDGGVYDKTPEAENIFRWTIPESALTNYNAANCQGYDTSTGNITGTITVKNKAATPVAITGTDSSITYTGETVDVSQYFSIDNNAGAAMYTLVTGTNGGTGKGTLSGTTLTVTQTGTFKIKVSTVANGIFAAGEKTVTLTVDNGTILYTATDYSTTYDGQPHSISVSVTNPEGAAVTYSTDGITYGSDNPSFSNEGTYTVYYRITKDNYTTVEGSKTVTINKKPVTITAQEQDIVWGKDINQSLYTVSEDGLITGDSIKEITLTPSTTDRTENGTISVSGVKIENAAGVDVTANYDITMANGNLKITHNTALAPERIEASKTKTTYTAGDTLNVDDLAVTVYYADGYSEPVQDYTTNVFAIDMSADGDKILTVSYTKNGVTKTKDITIKVNAALASYKIISGADSEWKQNTDRTITIGGNGEFSKFESVKVDGSIIDAKNYIAKEGSTIIILKADYLKTLSVGTHSFEIVWADGSAVTSFKVSKNTSDNEGSKDNNGNKDNSNDNPNSNPAAVPDDKKTNDSNSGNNTDDSQQITAPQTGDNSHLMLWVTLLAASLAGLLALLSVRMKKDDE